The sequence GGCCCGGTCCAGGTGGCTCATCGTGGCCCCGCCCTCGATCCGGACCGCCTCGTCCGCCGGGTCGACCGTGACCTGGTGCATCCGGCGCAGGTCCACCACCAGCGCGCCGTCGCCGAGTGCCGACCCGGCCACGCTGTGCCCGCCGCCACGCACCGCGATGTTCAGGTCCAGCTCCCGCCCGAAGCGCACCGCCCGGACGACATCGGTCACGTCCGAGCACTGGGCGATCACGGCCGGGCGCCGGTCGATCATGGCGTTGAAGACGGTCCGGGCCTCGTCGTAGTCCGGATCCCCCGGGGCGAACACCTCGCCGGATAGGTCCTCGCGCAGCGCGGCGAGAGCCGTGCGCGCCTTCGAGGGGGAAGCCATGGCCGCCCCTTCCGGAAGAGGGGTGTGCGTGCGTGCTCCCAGCCTAGGTGTGAGCCCCTCGACGGGGCGCGGGGAACTATGCGACCGGCCGCAACGGACCCGGGGACGGCCGACTCCCCGCCCCCGGGCCGAGCGCTCAGCCGCCGTACGCGCCCGAAGCCGTCAGCCGCAGGGCCGTGTCGATCAGCGGAACGTGGCTGAAGGCCTGCGGGAAGTTGCCGACCTGGCGTTGCAGACGCGGGTCCCACTCCTCGGCGAGCAGACCGAGGTCGTTGCGCAGCGCGAGGAGCTTCTCGAACAGCTTGCGCGCCTCGTCGACCCGGCCGATCATCGCGAGGTCGTCCGCCATCCAGAACGAGCAGGCCAGGAAGGCGCCCTCGTCACCGGGCAGGCCGTCGACGCCCGCGTGGGAGCCCTCGGTCGGGTAGCGCAGGATGAACCCGTCCGGGGTGGACAGCTCGCGCTGGATCGCCTCGATCGTGCCGATCACCCGCTTGTCGTCCGGCGGCAGGAAACCCATCTGCGGGATCAAGAGCAGCGAGGCGTCCAGCTCCTGGGAGCCGTAGGACTGCGTGAAGGTGTTGCGCTCCTTGTCGTAGCCCTTCTCGCACACGTCCCGGTGGATGTCGTCGCGCAGTTCCTTCCAGCGCTCCAGCGGGCCGTCCGCGTCCCCGGACTCGATCAGCTTGATGGTGCGGTCCACCGCGACCCAGGCCATCACCTTGGAGTGCACGAAGTGCCGGCGCGGCCCGCGCACCTCCCAGATGCCCTCGTCCGGCTCCTGCCAGTGGTCCTCGAGGTAGCGGATCAGCTTGAGCTGGAGCAGGGAGGCGTAGTCGTTGCGGGCCAGGCCCGTCATGTGCGCCAGGTGCAGGGCCTCGGTGACCTCGCCGTACACGTCCAGCTGGAGCTGGTGCGCGGCGCCGTTGCCGACCCGGACCGGGGCCGAGGCCTCGTAGCCCGGCAGCCAGTCCAGCTCGGCCTCGCCCAGCTCGCGCTCGCCGGCGATGCCGTACATGATCTGCAGGTTCTCCGGGTCGCCCGCCACCGCGCGCAGCAGCCACTCGCGCCAGGCGCGGGCCTCCTCGCGGTAGCCGGTGCGCAGCAGCGACGACAGGGTGATCGCCGCGTCGCGCAGCCAGGTGTAGCGGTAGTCCCAGTTGCGCACCCCGCCGATGTCCTCGGGCAGAGAGGTCGTCGGGGCCGCGACGATGCCGCCCGTGGGGGCGTACGTCAGCGCCTTGAGGGTGATCAGCGAGCGGATCACCGCTTCGCGGTAGGGCCCGTGGTACGTACAGTGCTCCACCCACTCGCGCCAGAACTCCTCCGTCGCCTCCAGCGAGGCCTCCGGCTCCGGCAGCGGCGGCGGCTCCTTGTGCGAGGGCTGCCACGAGATGGTGAACGCGATCC comes from Streptomyces sp. FXJ1.172 and encodes:
- a CDS encoding glycoside hydrolase family 15 protein — translated: MAGRIEDYALIGDMQTAALVCRDGTVDWLCLPRFDSHAIFAGLLGTEEHGFWRLGPAHAADAKPPAASRRSYRGDSLVLESEWDTPRGTVRVTDFMPPRDGAPQLIRIVEGVTGRVPMRSALRMRFSYGRVVPWVHRNEGRTVAVAGPDSVWFDTEAETYGKSLTTYADFTVAPGDRIAFTISWQPSHKEPPPLPEPEASLEATEEFWREWVEHCTYHGPYREAVIRSLITLKALTYAPTGGIVAAPTTSLPEDIGGVRNWDYRYTWLRDAAITLSSLLRTGYREEARAWREWLLRAVAGDPENLQIMYGIAGERELGEAELDWLPGYEASAPVRVGNGAAHQLQLDVYGEVTEALHLAHMTGLARNDYASLLQLKLIRYLEDHWQEPDEGIWEVRGPRRHFVHSKVMAWVAVDRTIKLIESGDADGPLERWKELRDDIHRDVCEKGYDKERNTFTQSYGSQELDASLLLIPQMGFLPPDDKRVIGTIEAIQRELSTPDGFILRYPTEGSHAGVDGLPGDEGAFLACSFWMADDLAMIGRVDEARKLFEKLLALRNDLGLLAEEWDPRLQRQVGNFPQAFSHVPLIDTALRLTASGAYGG